GCGCGAGTGAGCTGCTTAGTATGCGCAGGGAGTCTTTTTCTTATGCTTTGCCGCGCGATGGACTTTGCTAGCTGACCATTGATGGGCGCGCTGCATGATGCACCTTGTTCTCTGGCAATGTGCTTCTTGACTTCCCGCGCGATGGATTTTGTTCGCTGACAAGGAAAGCAGGGTTTTTGCGCATAACCTTGATGGCCGCGCTGCATGATGCATTTTGTTCTCTGGCAAGGAAGGAGCGCTTTGTATGCAGGGAGTGTACTCTTAGGTACTCGACCGAAATACAAAGCGCTCCTGACGCAGCCAGAGGGCAAAAGGCGCATCCAGCGCGGCCATCAATTAAGCACTGGCGGCAAGATGCAGATCACCCATAGCCAACCTCCACGCAGCAATATCTTCCACACTGCACAAAGGCATGTTGTGGGCGCGGGCAAAGCACGCAACTTCGGGCAGGCGGGCCATTTCGCCGTCATCCATGGTCAGCTCGCAAAGTACGCCGCAGGGCTCAAGGCCTGCCATACGCATGAGGTCAACTGTGGCTTCCGTGTGCCCGCGCCGTTCAAGCACGCCGCCGGGGCGTGCCCGCAAGGGGAACACATGGCCGGGGCGGCGCAGATGGGCGGGCTTGGCATCGGGCGCTGCGGCGGCCTTGATGGTGGCGACGCGGTCAGCGGCGGAAACACCCGTGGTAACGCCCGTGGCTGCCTCAATGGTGACGGTAAAGGCAGTTCCCTGCGTGTTGGTGTTGTGGTCGGTCATCATGGGCAGGTCAAGACGCTGCACATGATCGTCCGTGAGGCACAGGCAGACAATGCCGCTGCAATGCCGGATCAGCATAGCCATCTGCGGCACCGTGATATGCTGCGCGCTGAAAATGAGGTCGCCTTCGTTTTCGCGGTTTTCGTCATCCACAACGCAAACGCCGCCGCCTTTGCGCAATGAGGCAAGAGCAGCGCGAACACGTTCTTCAGAGGTGCCGAAAGAAGCAAGGGATAATGAGGACTGATGCATTCCGTTCTCCTGTTTCCGGCTTTGTTTGCCGGGAGATGGTGCATCAGGGCGTGGACGGGCCGCAACACAAAGTGCGCCTTCCAATAAAGGACGCACCGCTGCTGTGAGCGGCAAAAAACCGTTCTCTTCCATCCGGACTATAACCGTCGGCTTCGGATTCTCACCGAATCTGCTGACCCCAAACACTGGGCGCTCGCGGGCTGGCGGAAGCCTGCTGGCCGCCGCATCACCGCCGGTGGGGACTTTCACCCCGCCCTGAGAAATCTTGTACAGCTTACACCCCGGAAGAGGCATGTGCAAGCATCAGGTTCAGCTGTCGCTGCCCCCGCGTGATTATGCAGACAGCACTCAGGCCGCAAAGACAGTGGCCTCGTACCAGAACAATTGCGCCCCCGGCAGCTTCCATGAGCCAAGAGCCACACCAGCCTTAAGACACAGATTGTCCAGATACGCCCGTCTATCCCACCCCTGCTCCACGGGCACCTGCGGCAGGAACACGCCGCTGCGCCCCTCGTAGACCAGCACAAGGCCGTGCCGCCCCACCTCCACTGCGTCCGGGCCGGGGCAAGGACTGAGCTCGTCCAGAACGGAAATATCGAGGGCGACATGCGGCCATTCGGCAAGCGTTAACGCGGGGAA
This genomic window from Desulfovibrio sp. UIB00 contains:
- the amrA gene encoding AmmeMemoRadiSam system protein A; translated protein: MSIAFSLSDTEKQFLSHQARMSIEAGLAGKSVTDAPQPSAGQFAPESALWRTLGAFVTLNMGERLRGCIGNIVGREPLYATVWHMAQAAAFADPRFPALTLAEWPHVALDISVLDELSPCPGPDAVEVGRHGLVLVYEGRSGVFLPQVPVEQGWDRRAYLDNLCLKAGVALGSWKLPGAQLFWYEATVFAA
- the ribB gene encoding 3,4-dihydroxy-2-butanone-4-phosphate synthase — translated: MHQSSLSLASFGTSEERVRAALASLRKGGGVCVVDDENRENEGDLIFSAQHITVPQMAMLIRHCSGIVCLCLTDDHVQRLDLPMMTDHNTNTQGTAFTVTIEAATGVTTGVSAADRVATIKAAAAPDAKPAHLRRPGHVFPLRARPGGVLERRGHTEATVDLMRMAGLEPCGVLCELTMDDGEMARLPEVACFARAHNMPLCSVEDIAAWRLAMGDLHLAASA